A portion of the Calliphora vicina chromosome 5, idCalVici1.1, whole genome shotgun sequence genome contains these proteins:
- the LOC135961656 gene encoding MATH and LRR domain-containing protein PFE0570w isoform X2 codes for MNFCYIFTIFCAIFLLAVIFVNQIEAYVARRHKGKAVQQLNEFRQEALKTKEDLEKLANMIRENQEHGKRKRRQTTSNILNNFPQNIDNEKFDLDAINPNPLTDFSKEVSFGGVCMPDSLKHSLQSSKEFNGFLSNLKLEHTQMPRDLNLWEREQKNGDENEETNESRNNEENSVGRNGAKFSGFSRKFRPKEHLYKNSNNHAQNTEMLKSFLRENSGINSHQTFSCLNSDLSSCQHCSEHEQVKNMNNNAMKNKYWSRVSDYQINKDRLPEAHDKNSKNFPKTSKHLKKLQSFGRKYPTENQKDEDDDEDEEEDSLYQLRNPSVISNDNKHETENRNSSPYNNHNYTNFPNMENKTNSLNDQLENTKNNLSHEANYKLSKVEQDNSEKQKDFSWKWGIFKRSYQFNPMNEIKLKTSSRLMKKGFGASLPSYSLGETRKELLIENKLRRKEMEMLQQKNQKYEVGNLKSFKEPFGSHIRENNKHLEDFEASPMEPDLRELPQNNWNYNRRKRISDSLARYKREQQVNSANEMIGLIDSKAFNKSSGKVNKSFKSLKDKEIVNHSLRSEPNEVQTYINKPNDKPEDSIKPINPKDNIDGDISNQIEASKRLDNSKKALKLRDTVADDEDINNQIEESELKNTSANFAVQNEPHFLVDSIKETYKIPNFQDFPEILDTINTNLQNLKDKVDQETNFKTVRRRKRSILMKTFTKDLDAVKTANISQNKSQTKPGNFSIRLKQSLVIPLKKTPITLKILKRVKRLKPSNILQFKIYQKFHTPPALRYKYYKLNGQSFKKLLKYDKRTRNKRSLQSKFIALNSSTEKHNFITKLTKKLYRKARNLKKHFKAFVKKSLQYLTLQETYNRILKKSKNSLNENYKAIPIENIESEALNVSEPNKKADVINLNKQMINESFTVDALTITYKININPKLKFLSEKLYNLFGYNQSFKRLNDKEHTVYYKDRSQRFVKHIKQIDNGTENSSRYSKANNNATEKATTSNFNQEDSIKVRNMFENNLNQTLSSNESFVSRKRQKRAIASHYKRTLKHLKLNRNDFLKRSQIFAKTLKRSKRSLNSKQSETSLESDTTKHFNDKRYFSQFDDLYKPQHTMDYLDRKQSKLNQGNDFDFQRSLKSFDTDQFNNFKQKDNTNFDNLWFKDKSSNDNFNEHKRFLNPKKTNQRNTPNKYFKRHNFNILQKNLTSNKTNVKNLKSRDFPLKVQMIKDKYLSDLKDFNQNYKFNENHFNWPNPIQKSYIDIKDNSTTTDDSQKLGLELRNEILNCKAFASLEEFLKSLPKNITNSLLNGITEVPVNYQSTEQIEMAVNTPIIMEVTTNSGHTVLDSTINCSTTTEANTFEETETNTECTEDVYQQSDLDSEQSTESRSEVNNESSTESSMEAVTTECLPSNPMAEDEDVKLNITINANVHGNPKTHQFCGNGSFNFIPGLEDERRRREIFYSSLENFQKRKCAQIPTQKPYDAEDNEDFSDLMSGKLSSNLVKTILNTVRESPNLKVLWPSLQHNQAIENTAAPNFYAIRNQQNENQLQNHEKLLAQIMSSINNIIEQQARSHACVPLRPDLQEFYNIILQSRREQDMIPTKSKKKRK; via the exons atgaatttttgttatatttttacaattttttgtgCCATTTTTCTATTGgctgtaatttttgtaaaccaGATAGAGGCGTATGTGGCCAGACGCCACAAAGGCAAGGCTGTTCAGCAACTAAATGAATTTCGTCAAGAAGCCTTAAAAACTAAAGAGGATTTAGAAAAGTTAGCAAATATGATAAGAGAAAATCAGGAGCATGGCAAAAGAAAGCGTCGTCAAACTACAAGcaatatattaaataactttccTCAAAATATTGATAATGAGAAATTCGATTTAGATGCAATTAATCCCAATCCATTAACAGATTTTTCTAAGGAAGTAAGTTTTGGTGGAGTTTGTATGCCAGATAGTTTGAAACATTCTTTGCAGTCTTCAAAGGAATTTAATGGTTTTTTGAGTAACCTGAAGCTGGAGCATACACAAATGCCTAGAGATCTTAATTTATGGGAGAGAGAACAAAAAAATGGCGATGAAAATGAAGAGACAAATGAGAGTAGAAATAATGAAGAGAACAGTGTTGGAAGAAATGGGGCGAAATTTTCGGGGTTTTCCAGAAAATTTCGCCCTAAGGagcatttatataaaaactctaacAATCATGCACAAAATACCGAAATGCTCAAGAGCTTTTTAAGAGAAAATAGTGGTATAAACTCTCATCAAACGTTTAGCTGCTTGAATTCGGATTTAAGCAGCTGCCAACACTGTTCGGAGCATGAGCAGGTCAAAAACATGAATAATAATGCCATGAAAAATAAGTATTGGTCTCGTGTTAGTGACTATCAGATCAACAAAGACAGATTACCTGAAGCACATGATaagaattctaaaaattttcccaaaacttCTAAACATCTTAAGAAATTACAATCTTTTGGACGAAAATATCCCACAGAAAACCAAAAAGATGAGGATGATGACGAAGATGAGGAGGAAGATAGTTTATATCAACTTAGAAACCCATCAGTTATATCAAACGACAATAAACATGAAACAGAAAATCGAAATTCTTCTCCATATAATAACCACAACTACACAAACTTTCCTAATATGGAGAACAAAACAAATTCCTTAAATGATCAacttgaaaataccaaaaataaccTGTCCCACGAAGCCAACTACAAACTCTCCAAAGTTGAACAAGATAACTCGGAGAAGCAAAAAGATTTCTCCTGGAAATGGGGCATATTCAAGAGATCTTATCAGTTTAATCCCATGAATGAAATCAAGCTAAAAACTAGCAGTCGTTTAATGAAAAAAGGCTTTGGAGCTTCCTTGCCCAGCTACTCATTGGGAGAGACACGTAAAGAGCTATTGATTGAAAATAAGTTGAGAAGAAAAGAAATGGAAATGCTACAGCAGAAAAACCAGAAATATGAAGTGGGAAATTTGAAATCCTTCAAAGAGCCATTTGGTAGTCATATAAgggaaaataataaacatttggaGGATTTTGAGGCTTCACCTATGGAACCAGATTTGAGGGAACTGCCTCAAAATAATTGGAATTATAATAGAAGAAAACGAATAAGTGATTCATTGGCCAGATACAAAAGAGAGCAACAAGTAAATAGCGCAAATGAAATGATAGGTTTGATAGATAGTAAAGCTTTTAATAAATCAAGTGGAAAAGTAAACAAATCTTTTAAATCTCTTAAAGATAAAGAAATAGTAAACCACTCTTTGCGATCTGAACCAAATGAAGTACAGACTTACATAAATAAACCTAATGATAAGCCAGAGGACTCCATAAAGCCTATAAATCCTAAAGATAATATTGATGGAGATATCAGCAATCAAATAGAAGCATCTAAAAGACTAGATAATTCcaaaaaagctttaaagcttAGAGACACTGTTGCTGATGATGAAGATATCAACAATCAAATAGAGGAATCTGAGCTTAAAAACACTTCTGCTAATTTTGCAGTTCAAAATGAACCCCATTTTCTTGTAGATTCAATAAAAGAAACATATAAAATACCCAACTTTCAAGATTTTCCAGAAATTCTAGATACAATTAATACaaatctacaaaatttaaaagataaggTCGATCAAGAAACCAATTTTAAAACAGTACGAAGAAGAAAGCGATCTATACTAATGAAAACATTTACAAAGGATTTAGACGCTGttaaaacagcaaatatttcaCAGAACAAATCACAAACAAAGCCTGGTAATTTTTCTATTAGACTCAAACAATCTTTAGTAATACCACTAAAGAAAACCCctataactttaaaaatattaaaacgtgTCAAACGCCTTAAACCAAGCAACATTttacaattcaaaatttatcaaaaattccaCACTCCTCCAGCTTTAAGATACAAGTATTATAAACTCAACGGACAATCatttaaaaagcttttgaaaTACGATAAAAGAACTAGAAACAAGAGATCATTACAATCCAAGTTTATTGCCTTAAACAGCTCCACTGAAAAGCACAACTTCATAACTAAATTAACCAAAAAGTTATATAGAAAAgctcgaaatttaaaaaagcattttaaagcttttgtaaAGAAATCGTTGCAATATTTAACACTTCAAGAGACATATAAtcgaatattgaaaaaatcaaaaaattctctAAATGAAAACTATAAAGCTATACCCATTGAAAATATAGAATCAGAAGCTTTAAATGTTTCGGAGCCAAATAAAAAAGCTGAtgtcataaatttaaataagcaaATGATTAATGAAAGCTTTACGGTTGATGCTCTAACAATAacttacaaaatcaatataaatccaaaattgaaatttttgagtGAAAAGCTTTACAATTTATTTGGTTACAATCAAAGTTTTAAACGTTTAAATGATAAAGAACATACAGTATATTACAAAGATCGATCACAAAGATTTGTGAaacatattaaacaaattgataATGGAACAG aaaacTCCTCCAGATACTCTAAAGCAAACAATAATGCAACTGAAAAAGCCACAACTTCTAATTTTAATCAAGAAGATTCCATAAAGGTTAGaaatatgtttgaaaataatctcaatCAAACTTTAAGCTCAAATGAAAGTTTTGTCTCTAGAAAACGGCAAAAGAGAGCTATTGCATCTCACTATAAAAGAACTTTGAAACATCTTAAATTAAACCGAAATGATTTTTTGAAGAGATCCCAAATATTTGCCAAAACACTAAAACGCTCAAAACGATCATTGAACTCAAAACAATCGGAAACTAGTCTGGAATCTGATACAACCAAACATTTTAATGATAAAAGATATTTTTCTCAGTTTGATGATTTATACAAACCACAACATACAATGGATTATTTGGATAGAAAGCAGAGCAAATTGAATCAGGGAAACGATTTTGATTTCCAACGAAGTCTCAAATCTTTTGATACCGATCAgttcaataattttaaacagaaaGACAAcacaaattttgataatttatggTTTAAAGATAAATCAAGCAACGACAATTTCAATGaacataaaagatttttaaaccctaaaaaaacaaatcaaagaaACAcaccaaacaaatattttaaaagacataattttaatattttgcaaaagaatttaacaagtaataaaacaaatgttaagAATTTGAAATCAAGGGATTTTCCCCTAAAGGTGCAGATGatcaaagataaatatttaagtGACTTAAAAGACTTTAatcaaaactataaatttaatgaaaatcatttcaattgGCCAAATCctatacaaaaaagttatatagatattaagGACAATTCCACAACTACTGATGATTCCCAAAAACTGGGCTTGGAGTTGCGTAATGAAATCTTGAATTGTAAGGCTTTTGCTAGTTTGGAGGAATTCTTAAAGTCTTTACCCAAGAATATAACAAACTCTTTATTAAATGGCATAACCGAAGTACCTGTAAATTATCAAAGTACCGAACAAATTGAAATGGCTGTAAATACACCAATTATAATGGAAGTAACTACAAATTCTGGGCATACAGTTTTGGACTCTACAATTAATTGTTCAACTACCACTGAAGCTAACACTTTTGAGGAAACTGAAACTAATACAGAATGCACGGAAGATGTTTATCAACAATCTGATCTAGATTCTGAACAGTCTACAGAATCGAGATCAGAGGTGAATAATGAAAGTTCTACTGAGTCTTCTATGGAGGCTGTGACAACAGAATGTTTGCCATCAAACCCAATGGCTGAAGATGAAgatgttaaattaaatattaccaTTAATGCTAATGTCCATGGCAATCCGAAGACTCATCAGTTTTGTGGCAATggttcatttaattttataccCGGTTTGGAGGATGAGCGAAGACGTCGTGAGATTTTCTATTCTTCTcttgaaaatttccaaaaacgtAAATGTGCTCAAATACCAACGCAGAAACCTTA